The Halopelagius inordinatus genomic interval GACGTAGTCGTCCGCCTCCCATCGCCCGGTGAGTCGCGGGGGGTCGCTCGTCGCTTCGCTCGGCCACTCGAAGCCGCGGACGGTGTCTGAGTCGAGCGTCTCGACGGTCGCCCAACAGCCGTGTCTCCGCTCTTCGTCGTGGTCCCAGCGGTACCGCCACTCGCGGTGCGCCGCCTCGGTGTACTCCCTGAGATACCGCCAGTTGCCGTGCGACTCCGCGGCCCACCGGGTGAGCGGATGGTGCTGGTGCGTGAAGTAGAGCTCTTCGCCCGCGGCCCCGTTTAACTGCGCCGCGGTCGTCAGCACCATCGAACACTCGAAGACGCTGCTTGTGACGTGTTTGTCCACGAGCCACGTGACCGCCGTATCCGGGTCGCGGTCGAGCCAGAACGCGTTGACCATCTCTCGGCGTTCGGGACCGGCGTCAGTTAGTCTCTCGGGCGGAGGAGCGAACTGCGAGGCGGGCGCGGACGTCGGCGGCAGCGGACTCTTGGTCGTCGCCCGCCAACCGTCTCCTCTCGATGTCACTCTCAGTCGTCGTCGACGACAGGGAACCGCCCGCCGTCGCGGAGGCGGTCCGAGCGCACGCCGACGTGGACGCCGTCGCCTCGCGCCGACTCGCGTCCGGAGACGTCGTCGTGGGAGACGTCGGAATCGAGCGAAAGACGCTCTCGGACTACGTGAGCACGCTTCTGGGGCGGAGCGCGCCGGACCTCTACGACCAAGTGCGTCGGCTGAGCGAGGCGCACCCCCACTCGTATCTCCTCTTGGAGGCCGAACTCCCGGCGGACGGCGACGAGGGGGTTCCGGCGGCCGCGGTCCGGGGGTCGGCCGCGTCGATAACGGCGCGGTTCGGAACGCCGGTCATCCCGTGTTCGGACCTCGACCGACTCGTCGATATGGCCGTTCGACTCGGCCGAAAACACGTCGAAGAGCCCTCGACGCCCGCGCTTCCGAACGGGTCCGTGACGACGCTCGGCGCGCCGACCGCGAAGCGGATGTACGGCTGTATCGACGGCGTCGGAACCGACACTGCGGGCCGACTGTACGAGGCGTACCCCGCCGTCGCGGACGCCGTCGCGGCGTCGCCCGAGGAGTTGATGCGAATCGACGGCGTCGGTCCGAAACGAGCGGACGCGATATACGCCGCGTTCAGAGACGGGGGGTGACGACGCTCGCGGGGGCGACCGCCGGGCGTCAGAACAGGTCCGAGCGGAGGCGGAGTTCGTCGTTCTGCGCCGTCGCGAACGCCGACTCCTCGACGGTGTGGGCGTCGTCGTCTTCGGTCCAGTCGAGTGTCTCTCTGAGGCCCTCGTCGACGTTGTCCCACTCGGGGTCGACGTATGCCCGGCCGCCTCGAACGTCCGTCACCACGCCGATGCGCTCGTTTCCGCTCACGACCGTCTTCTCGCGGTCGCCTTTCGAGAGTTCGACCGTCATCTCGGCGACGACGACGCCAGCGACGACAAAAATACCGCCGCCGGGTCGTTCAACTGGTTTCCGCCCGTTCTCGCGTCGCCGGTCTCACGTGCGTTCGCCGAGTCGGAGGTCGAACAGTTCTCGGACGACGGACTCCGGTGCGACCATGCAGACGCCCGCGTTCGTCAGTTCCGGGTTCGTCACGAAGTGCGCCGTAGCGCCCGGTTCGAGGATGGTGACCGTCTCTTCTGTCCCGTCCTCGGACTCGAAGAGGAACGTGGGCATCTCCACTCGCGTCCCCGGTTCCACGTCGCCCGCGCCCGCAAAGAGCACGCCGTCGTCCTCCTCGAAGAGCGACTCCTCGTTCGTGACGTAGGCGGCGGGTACCTCCGGGTCGGCCGCCCAATAAACCCGGTCGTCGGCGTCGAGTACGTCGAACTCGAACACCGCGTCCGGGAGGGTGACGCGTCGCTCTCCCGTCTCGACTCCGCTTCGTCCGAGCCACACTAACGCGTCCTCTGCGTTGCCTGTTACGTCGAGCACACACCGTTCCACACTCCGGAGCGGAAAAAGTGCTGAGGCGGACGTGTAACGATTCGAGAGAGTTCCCGACCCCGCCCGTCGCTCAGAGACCCGCAAAAGCCAGCAACCGACGTACCTCGTCACCAGACATATGAGTGATTCCGCCGAACGCAGAGGACGTATGAACATTCCGACTCGAACCCTGCCAAGCGGCGTCGAGATGCCGCAGGTCGGCGCGGGGACGTGGGACATCGGCGGAGAGACTGTCAAAGAGTCCGTCCGGACGGCGCTCGACGCGGGGTACGCCCACGTCGACACGGCCGAGGGGTACAAAAACGAGGCCGAAATCGGCGAGGTGCTCGCGGAGTACGACCGCGAGGACATCTTCCTGACCTCGAAGGTCCTCCCTTCGAACCTCCACTACGAGTCGGTTCTCGAATCCTGCGAGGCCAGCCTCGACCGCTTGGGGACTGACTACCTCGACCTCTACTTGATACACTGGCCGAACCCGACCATCTCGCTGCGCGAGACGATACAGGCGCTCGAACGCCTCCACGAGGAGGGGAAGGTCAAAAACATCGGCGTGAGCAACTTCACGAAGTACCAACTGATGTTCGCGCGGCGCGTGGCGGACGTCCCCATCGCCGTCAATCAGGTTGAGTTCCACCCGTGGCTCAACCAAGACGACCTTCTGCAGTACTGCGACGACAACGATATCGTCCTCACCGCGGCCGCCCCGTTGGCCCGAACTGAAGTGCTCGACGACCCCGTCGTCCGCGACGTGGCCGAGGCGTACGACAGAACGCCGGCGCAGGTCGTCCTGCGCTGGCAGATTCAGAAAGGTATCGTCACGATTCCCAAATCCTCGACGCCCGACCACATCCGGTCGAACTTCGAGGTGGGCGAGTGGGAACTCGACGCCGAGGACGCCGCGCGAATCGACGACATCGACACCGAAAAGCGCGTCTACATGATCGACGTCGACGACGAGACGTACGGGATTCCGCGCTGACGGCGTCGCGCGGCCTCAGAGATACGAGTCGTCGTACTCCTCGGAGTCAGGAGCGTGACTGTTGCCGCACTCGCCGCACTCCAACCGTTCCATGTCGTCCATCTGGACGTCCAGCGACCCGCAGTTGGCGCAGTAGTAGCCGTACCGTTCGCCCCACTCCTCGTCGAGATACGTCACGAAGAAGGGGGCTTGAGTCCCGGACGCGCCGTCGCTGTCGGTGTCGACGTACACGTTCTGTCCGTCCTCGGTCGTCGCGGTTCTGACTCCGTCTTCGAGTTCGGTGTCGGGGAAGTCGATGTCGCCGTCGTCGGTCTTCGCGGAGTCGGTCTTGTCGGTCGCCGCCGAGGGTTCGGTGTAGACGTACTCGACGAACGATTCGTCGCCGAGTTCGACCGTCCGTTCCTCGGTCCGTTCGAGGTCCAGATGCTCGAAGAACTGCTCGCCCTCGGTGTTTTTCTCCAACGCCGTCGCCTGAATCCGCTCGACGCCCCGTTCTCGGAACGCGTCCATCGCCGCCTCGAACAACTCCGTTCCGATTTCGAGGCCCCGGTGTTCGGGGTCGACGAACAACCAGCGAACCTCGCCGACGTCGCCGTCTACGCTGCCGAGAACGATGCCGGCGACGGTTGGGTCCGCGTCGTCGATGCTGTTCTCCGCGACGACGGCGACGGCGTCCTCGTCGTCGAACGTCCGCCGCAGAGCGTCATCTCCGAACTCCTCTTGGGTCACCGCATCTATTTGCTGCGGACTCAGCCTGTACGACGTGGTCATCGAACTATCGACCATCTGGCGTATCCGGTCTGTGTCCTCCGGGGTCGGGTCGCGGAGTTCCATGTTTCTCACCTCGTCCACAATCGGGATAAGCGCGGGGGCGGAGTTCACGAAATCCGGACGTTCAGGTCCCCAAATCAGAATAGACGAATCCGGCAGAACTCGTATGTGTGGGCTGTCTGTAGACGGGAGCATGCTCGAACGAATGCGGCGCGCGAGAGAACGCGTCCGGAGGGAGGGAGTCGGGTCGTTCGCCTACGAGGCGGTCAGGTCGACGCTCCCGTTTCGAGACCGGTTCCGGTTGGATCTCCTTCTCTTCGAGTGGACGAAAGGCCGGACGGTACCGCTCGACCCGTGGAACCGCCTCCGGATGCTCCGGCACGGCTTTCTCTCCTCGTCGTACTACCTCTACGGCTTCGACGAACGGCGGAACTACGGCGACTACGTCTCGGAGTACGAGAAGATGGCGTACACCGCCCACATCAACGGTCGGACGCGAACGTACCTCGACGACAAGTTCGAGTTCTACGCGGCGATGCGGAGTCGGGGGTTCGAAGACGCGCTTCCGAACCTGTTCGGCGCGATAGGCGGCGGACGGGAGAACGTCGAAGATATCGAC includes:
- a CDS encoding ERCC4 domain-containing protein, producing MSLSVVVDDREPPAVAEAVRAHADVDAVASRRLASGDVVVGDVGIERKTLSDYVSTLLGRSAPDLYDQVRRLSEAHPHSYLLLEAELPADGDEGVPAAAVRGSAASITARFGTPVIPCSDLDRLVDMAVRLGRKHVEEPSTPALPNGSVTTLGAPTAKRMYGCIDGVGTDTAGRLYEAYPAVADAVAASPEELMRIDGVGPKRADAIYAAFRDGG
- a CDS encoding aldo/keto reductase; amino-acid sequence: MNIPTRTLPSGVEMPQVGAGTWDIGGETVKESVRTALDAGYAHVDTAEGYKNEAEIGEVLAEYDREDIFLTSKVLPSNLHYESVLESCEASLDRLGTDYLDLYLIHWPNPTISLRETIQALERLHEEGKVKNIGVSNFTKYQLMFARRVADVPIAVNQVEFHPWLNQDDLLQYCDDNDIVLTAAAPLARTEVLDDPVVRDVAEAYDRTPAQVVLRWQIQKGIVTIPKSSTPDHIRSNFEVGEWELDAEDAARIDDIDTEKRVYMIDVDDETYGIPR
- a CDS encoding GNAT family N-acetyltransferase — encoded protein: MELRDPTPEDTDRIRQMVDSSMTTSYRLSPQQIDAVTQEEFGDDALRRTFDDEDAVAVVAENSIDDADPTVAGIVLGSVDGDVGEVRWLFVDPEHRGLEIGTELFEAAMDAFRERGVERIQATALEKNTEGEQFFEHLDLERTEERTVELGDESFVEYVYTEPSAATDKTDSAKTDDGDIDFPDTELEDGVRTATTEDGQNVYVDTDSDGASGTQAPFFVTYLDEEWGERYGYYCANCGSLDVQMDDMERLECGECGNSHAPDSEEYDDSYL